The following DNA comes from Anastrepha obliqua isolate idAnaObli1 chromosome 1, idAnaObli1_1.0, whole genome shotgun sequence.
ACCGGCATCTCAAGAAATTGCTAAACGTGATGGCATGTTTAAAGATTCAAAAGTATTTTGGGTCGAAcagattaaatatatatatatataacaaaaattaagatacaaataaaataattcaaattagagttaaaagcgtgggatgcttgatatagtaaatattagaatcattctattggcaactacctatctacagagggttatgaaagtgaagcaaaatgcatcccatctaatttgaattattctatttgtatcttaatttttgttataattctgttctgaggtagttgactatgactgatcgttcgatttgcttttacttcattatagatctctttgtcattaaaatttattttctacttttattcgattagcaataaaagcgtgttttttagttttttttaaactattttttattttagttcatttttgttgtgaattgtactttaatcgataaaattttataaatgaaattatggtcttgataaattccttctttacttgccaaaattttgttccgtaaaataatttcaaaatttatgttttgattattttattgtaattaacaaaattacattttatatgaaaattatttcatcttatatgaaaattgaatagagtaaatttgcgtgtatgagacttgtagtatctacgcatgtgtaaagactatacaaagtgagaatgcaactaccctgaaaacgttttagccttctattcgtactgcagtgccgcgtgcccgagcaaatccgaattcgaaagagtaagtcgtagactcccgaaatcagtaagagtaacacggagagtgcaggcatgcgcagaccgcgcgttagctctgtctttcttactcttctacagaagatctaaaaaagaaaatattaatcctggcaatcctaataaggataatggaaaacttttatcaaattattgcattgtcatcggcccttgataggtgtgcgaaattccaagtcgatcagatttttagaagccaaagaaaattaagctcaaagattccgttacattgattcatacatacatagagggttattcaataggtgcgcttcaactttttcccGATAGGGAGaacgaacgacgcaatattttttaattgttcgcttgtcatttgtaaacttcatacatttcatcatggaacgctacacacttgagtaacgattgcaaatcgtgcaaattttttatgaaaataatcgttctattgctgctactttaagagcattacggccattttacggtccatttaacaagccgtcccgttttggggttatgtgaagtcattggtctacagtaacaatccggcgacgatttgtgagctcagagccaatattgaacgcgaaattgctggaattttggccgatttatgcaaaagagtggtcgaaaattgggttcaacgattggacttcgtaaaacgtacacgcggtggtcatgcaaaagaaatcgaatttcatacttaaatgtatatgttcaaactcgataataaaaagaaaaattagttaaaaaagtcaaaccgtttgtgttttattcaaaaaagttcaaaagttgaagcgctcttactgaaaaaccctatacaaccCGAGCTTAAAAGCGTGTTAAAAATCTGAGTTAACATAGCTGAACGTAGTCCAGAGAACTATAGATGTCGTTTgctcaaaaatgtaaaatgccatgatttggggGCAGCAGGTTCATTTATCGTCTGGTACATTTTCTCATCTTGCCTGTTTACCGTCGGCATTTTATGTGTCCATATGAATTATTTCTATGGTATCATGCAAAATACTATGTATATACTCgaatgtgacattttgattatATAATTAGCTGAATTTGTATTCGTTTTAAGGGTATTATTTAAATGACTTAAAGCAATTGACTCGAAAATGCTCAAGTTCgacaatatgttttttttttgttttttaaggttttaaaaattatggtaAATATAACAACACCTGTAACTTGCATATTTATAAGAacttaagaaaaaatacatacgTAAATAATCGAATTCCCTCCTAAAAAATGTggacgtacatatatacacttgAAGTATTAACATTTATACGCATACGACCTTGATCAGAAAATATatccacaaaatttaaaatacaactttacctattcctcaaaagtgacaTTATCGCCTTAAAAGTATTCAACATCAACTGCAATGCACATCTGCCAGAGTTCGATCCAGCTcttgaaacatttctggaactctattttcgatatagccatcagagccgccatcgatttttctattacttcctttcggctgttaaaacgtgtTCCCAGTAGTGATTTTTGGACTCGATGGCGTGAATTAGGTGAATTCTTTGGCTGTTGCATGatatatgttttgttatgtttaagTTTCTCGAGTAGTGTGTAAGTTCTCATAtacgtgcatatatatatatgccatcttttcactttatttttgctGAAAGGTGGCTGTTTTCTAGGTTTGGCTTTCTGTACGTCTGTATGAATGATTTTTCATACGAGgtgatataatataatacacttgtgccagcgttttttccaatgttcgaagcagttctgatatacactttttggtatgttctTGAGCcctctcagcgattcggtttttatcttctcaatcgttgcaaaacgccgtcctttcatgggtcttttcaaTATTGGGAATAGGAAAAATTCgcagggggccaaatctggtgaatacggtaggTCAGGCATGATAACGGTCCAGGTgtattatcatgatgcaaaagttatgaattttttttccaccattCCGGTCGTTTTTCTggtattgcttcacgcaaacggcgcataacttcgAGGTAATAGTCGTTttttaccgtacgaccttgtggtaAAAACTCCTGAGCAACAGCGAGCAAAACCTtcctcctggactcttccattgggacgattgggctttggtttcgatgtcataacccaCGATGTGCCCACGATTCGTCATCAGCTATGAGCCTTTTAAGGAAATCTGGATCATCATTGACGTccttcaacaattcctgagcgatgcttatgcgacgttgtttttgatgaaaattcagcaattttggaacgaacttcgctttATGCACaaattttccgaaaagattgcatggcaggAGCAAaccgatatataatattttaataattttcttcactttctcaacattttcattggttgttgatgtgctggggcgtccagagcgaacgtcgtcattcacatcttctcgactttctgtgaaaagcttttaccacttgtaaacatttttttgactcagagtactctcacggAATgtcactgtcaacatttcaagtgtttttgagtacttaattccatttttacacaaaattgtatccacatttttcgatagcagaaaatcgacGAACaggcaaaacacttgtcttttTTATGCcgctcacaaacaaactaaaaatgccatattgctaaaaccgtgaacatatcttcgagtgCAAAGCATAGGATTTTGGTCTTataattatttcgttttgcgCAGAAGAAGAATTTGTGCGTTACTAAAATACCAGCAATAAATGCGGAATAATTTCTGTTATGAGACCCTGTTTAAAACATACAATCAGGGAAACGATATTGggacattttccaatattgcttTAGTAGATATCATCATAATAatctaattattatattaattattgaaagtCTGAGGAAGACTTTAAAGTGAAGTAttggagtaaatataaaaaaacatattggcTAATGTAGGAAAACAGATTGATAGTCAAATAGGTAAATAAATCTTCTCTAGTAAATGAAGGCTCTGAATGTAATTACCATCGAAATGTAGAACATACAAAATCTTAAATTTCAAAGCTTGACCGAAATGTAACGGAATGCAGAAAACGAAAGTAAATAGAGAAAATTTCGATTCGGGTCGAAATGCGGAATTTATAACTTAtaattcatgaatttattgtggTATTTTTTCTTGTCTTTTGCTTTTGGTTAAACTAcgaataacattttatttatttgattttcgcttaaataaaaataattttgctaatttttaaatGGAAGAATAAATGTTGAAGGaaatgcacacatttttttcttttactcaaTATAGCCTCACGGGATTCTTTCTGCTGTTTTTTGATAACCCACCAAAAGTTTACTGCATTCGGATGAGCCgttttatatgtacacatgtatgtgggAGCTGTAGAAGAAGACACTTTTATAGAAGAACACGTGTTTTGCTATTAAAAAAGAGTCAGAAGTGGAATGCATTTGATGATTGTATTGCCAAGTTTAATCCTTGGAGCCACTCGCGAATTAACGGAAATGGAAAACCTGACATACAGGTGGCGCACACTGAATCACCCAATTTaattttggaataattttttactaaataaaaaatgattataaGTGATGAAGATATTTGTTTTGACCTCTAcgagctccattgcttgtctgtttgtataatgCAGGTGCTAGTTCACAAGAGTCAAATATTATTGACGTACGactccatttgcaaaaattataaattttgcgcGATCTtgtataaatatgaaattaaatgttttcgatattCTAAGATTGCCTGAAGTTTTATACATAGCCATAAAATAGCTGAAGGCACCAGACAACAAATGAAACACATTACTTTTTCGATATTCAACAATGCTCTTTATTTTCGTAATCTAGAATAAATCAGATGAGATCAAAGAATTCGCCTAGTTTATCAAGTTTCTTATCCTTATCAGTTTCGGCCTTGAATTCATCATACCACTGAATTAATTTGGAATACTTTGATTTTTCAGCGGGCGTCATCTCTTTGATATATTCGCCAAAAACACGCTCCATACTTTTAGCAAATTCGAAGATTTTAGCTTTAAATTCACTATCAAACTCATTGAAACCATTGTTTTCTAAAGCTGTcttcaatgcaatttttaatttcgaatcATCTGGCATTTGCTCATAGTCATCCATCAATGTTGAAAAATCGGTCAagtattcaaataattttaaaatgtattccGAGTCCTCTTCCTTAGTAAGTTGAGGGTTTTCATTTGCGATGCGAGACATACGAGTAATATTCGCTTGCAACAGCTCGTCTTTGTCGGgaatttcatttaattcctTCACGGCATTCTTAAGCACTTCGCTACCTTTATCGAGTGTCCATTGGGCTATTACAGCCATGCCGCCAAAAGTGAAAGCCACAAGTTTTAGCTTGGGATCGTCTTCTTCAGATGATTCTTCGGATAATTCTTTGGATGAGGCAGATGAGGCATCCTGGGAGATGGGGTTGTCACGTGCAGCAACCGCGACGGACTCTCGTTTTGTGTGAGGTAAAGCGTGAACGAGCTGttgtagaaaatataatattattttacaattataatataagtatgtatgcatgtatatatcaATAGTTCAAATATATATAGCTGTGAGATATTTTCTACCTGTATCAACAGCAATGCACTTGCAGCGAGAAtcaagatttttttcattttcaattgccaGATTTAAATTCAAATGTAATAGACGTTCAGCGACACGTTCATAAGTTGACTGAATTTCAGTTGAAGATGCTATGGCATTTTATACAATTTCCTTaacaattaattttgaattatgcAGCCCTAggcaaaatatatgtacatatgccatgtatgtatgtaatgggtGCCTTGGTAGAGGAGTAcaacttttgtttaaacaaaatacaaaaaatcaatgaaattgaCCATATTTTGGCTTTATTACTTAGCTGGAAAATTTTGTAGTGTTATAAATAGTTGGGAAGTGTtaacaaatatataatacaatttcGGCCTAATGATTACCGCTACTGGGCCATATAAGACTGAATGACTCTGAATGTTGTACAACTTATGAATCTACTATATGTGGCGGACCCAATATTTCGGCCATCAAAAGTTCGTCACAATAAAAGGACTGAGTGCGTTATGCTGTACTTGCTGGAAAAACTTGTTGTCGGGCTTGTGCACTTTccccatataacgaatgctcgaaatttATTTCTAGGGACACAAATTTCCACAATGTCTTCAAAAGAATACAAAATCAACGCATTTTTTGCCgcttgaaatttgcactttattatacaatatactcgtataaattcAATGGCCTATAAAATACCCGAAGGTTTTTATATGTTTGATgagaatttgttgaaattttttttaaatttgcacaaagtttaaaactgggatttatttggtctttgtaggagaatgaactatatttttataaacaaactcttaaacttgaataaaaaacaattaaattgtcAGAAGTTGAATAAAACCCGCCGTTACAGTTATTTAGCGCACTGtgcaatttgattttatttaaaaaaatcattaaagaaAGTATTCTTACGAGTATATTAATTtgacatttattaaaataatatattaaaaaaaaaaaaaaatgttttgtttaaaaatttaagttgtttaaaaataatgaaattctatatacataaatgtaattcaaaatacattaaaagtaatgaaaaaattaataaaaagtaaatgtaaaaaaaaatgatgttttagtatttttaatgttaaatgcTTTTTACCATAACCAACAATTATTTTCCTAGGCCTTGTAAATATAGAATTTCTTTCACCgttaagttaatttaattgtttttaattggcgcgtacacttctgttaggtgtttggccgagctcctcctcctatttgtggtgtgcgtcttgatgttgttccacaaatggaggggcctacagtttcaagccgactccgaacggcagatatttttatgaggagctttttcatggcacaaatacactcggaggtttgccgttgcctgccgagaggcgaccgctattagaaaaatgtttttattaattttgctttcaccgagattcgaaccaacgagctctctgtgaattccgaatggtaatcacgcaccaacccattcggctacggcggccgccgttaagTTAGCTTTAGAAAATAAAGTAGACGTTCAGCTGGAACTGATGTGGTAACAAGGGTTAAATGTGTGAAAGCAACTTTGTAtcacaaggtggtgcaaaattagtcatcctatccgaagatttataatttttttattgtaaatgacgccttatgtcaatcatattttgaACTACACAACGGCATTAGTAGATAAATAGACAAGCAAAGGAgtgcgtaaaagtcaaaataaaggtttccatcgctcaaaatcatttattttatttagtgaaaaagttacCTAAAAACAAAGTTTAATGCTTAAGTTTGGCTTGCCAATGTCGTATGTGATTTCGCAGAATATTTGTATGTCTAAAAACAcccttttatattaaattaatatctCTGTAGTATTCTACTATTCCAACCCGGACAAATTAAGTTGCATATTCATTTAAGCTCAAATACTTTATACCCAGAGTATTACTTATTAGTACCAATAACGgaaattttcttgaaataacTTATGATTAACTGTCTGACTAAAAACCTGCTGGCAGCACTGAAAAAGCGCCGTTAAAAATTAAACTTGCTTGGTAGCACTTAATGCGTATTAGTACGATCGCATTCATATGGGGAAACGTTTGATGCTTCAACTTTGCGAATTCTCTCTTCTCTCTCAAGTAAATCTTCTTCCTTTCGTTCGTTTATGGGCTCTGACAACACAGTGAATTCGGAAGACGcaaccttgtattctatcatccttgaggTACATATAACCATACCCACTAGGGGCGAATATTGCTCGCTaactttgttgctgttgcaaatttttcgtcaagcgaACCGAAAAGTGGCGAATTGAAGGCGCCTTATATCCAGTTGCTATTTGAAATGGTGTCAATAATCACGACAACTTTCCCATATGAAGTTCAGTTTTAGAaggcaaaaactataaaatttttatgactaATGAGGAGAAATTCTTATAACCAGACATCAGTCTCGTTCATTCcatgaaatattataaaaggagttaaacaattttatacctCTGAAATATGCGTTgtgttggtttttatttcatattttcttttattttttattgttcataagtaaataacattttatttctaATAATGACTTGtagctatttttttttgcaagtcgCTATTAACTTTATGAAATAGGGATGATCTCAGCATTATACGGATAAGTCACACCTCGGCCCCGATTATTTCAAAATGCATGCCTAAGCTTCTGAAAGTCTGTTATTAGCAGGTTTacagttatattatattaaattatttcagttttgtttatAATGTTTTGAATATGCTTTCTGCATATTTTCTTCatcaaaaagtaaaatgaatGGAGTATGATATGTATGACCTGGAACGAAAGTTCAACTTGGGGATCGCTCAGGGATATGATCAGTGAATTGTGTAATTGCCATAATTTCACTGGCCGCCAAGGTTTTTGCCACATGGATGCTAATTATTACTTTACTATAGGTATAACCTCACTATAAAACGGAAATGAGTTTTTTAACCACCAGATTTGTggcgatatttatttttgattttcctaGCTTCTCGTTATTAGTTTCTCAAGTTGCAAAGGAAGTGTAGAAATCGCGACGAGCGACGAAATTTCAGTGAACAGGTGAGGCTGTGCCATCGTGattaatttggtttttctgTGGATTGAGCACTTCATACAGGTAGTACTACAATCATCCAGAAACGGAGAATCGTACAGTTTGGGCTAAAGGAACGCGTTACATGAAAACCCATGATTTGGACAGAGTCTGTAGAGCACGTGTGTGATTGCAAGTAACTACTAAAATAGAACAACTATTTGTCATATATCAAGCGCTGGTTTGTAATATGCCCCTAAAAATTCCGTTTTTATGTTCACTTCTTTCCAGAGAACTGAAAAAACGTTAGCGACGTGCATGAAGAAAAGTTTCATCAGTTTATTTCTAGCATGGAAAAACGGTACCGGGGCAAATGCAGTTCGCGCttgttggaatatttttattgaacgcTTATCTGGGGCGTATTAGtgttaaaaaacatattttcaagcTGTAAGTAGAGTTTCagattttgaatataaaatataaattggccgtgacaaaaaaaaaacaatatgggTAATACACCTGCTTTCCAACTTTGGTagtcaaaataaagtaaaaaatacgaaaaaagagTCATGCGATAAATTAAAAGTTAGCTTTTGTTGATCAGAGTTTCAAACCAAGCGGAAAGAGAATTACTTACCTTATAAAGAAGcatatgattaaaaaaacagaaataattttaagtgattttatATCTACTTTATTGgtttattaattagtttttcttatatagcattaaaaaagttacagaaatatttaaagcaaCATCTGTAGTCAGTTGAAAATATGTTAAGGAAAATACATTTTCGCAGTACTTCCAGCCATGATACATAGTTTGGTGAATTTAAAGATTTACTAAAAAGTTGTCACAATTAATTTTCTTATGTTCATATGCAGGGTGGTTAAAAAAAgagtgtaaaatatttaaggaaGTAATAGTATGAACCACCGTAGTTGCATTGattagtgcgtgactatcatttagTAGAGCCCGGACTCGAAGCCTGGTGCATGAACTACCAAaagatagaaatttttttttccaatagcggtcgtatctcggcaggcaatgtcaaacgtctgagtgtatttctgtcataaaaaactcctcataaaaaatatctgccgttcagaggtggcacaaaattgtACGCCGCTCTTTTGTAGAAAAACTTCAAGGCGCACATCACATAATTTGAGGATGAGTTCAGTCAAACAACCAACGAAGGATGTTAGCGCCaactatataatattatatattagtatacttatacataataATAgtacgacaaaaaaaaaaaaacaaaaaaagtctgAATAAATATAGATCCTCAAAGTAAAGGTTTTGGAGGAGACAAGTCTTTTTTAGCACTTTTGTTATTTGCAAGtttttattattcgagataAAAGTTTAGATATTCACTCAGCATGCAGGGTCAGCTAAGAGCCCTCGCACACGTGTCGTATCGTCATTGGCactacagtatttttttttttgcacacaaTTCAATTAGCTATTGTCAAAGTACGAGTTGTCAATATGTCCTACCCATCGGAGGAGAAATAAAAGAATGCACTGTGGGCATTCATACATTAGGAATAACTCAAACAGCAGATTATTCATTGTCACGAGGGAGTTATAAGAGGATGATTACAAATTTCAGACATTTTACAGGATGTCTAAAAATGCTTTTAAGGAGCTTGTAAAAATTGTGAAGCctgttattacaaaaaaaaaaaaaaaatctaacgtGCGTGAACGAATTAGCCTGGAGAAAGGATTATGATTACGCTGATGCAAGTATTattctttttgatattttggtgTGGTAGACGGAGTACAAGAAAGTGTAGATTTGTCAACTCTACTCCGCAGGAGAAGCAGTGTCTAAATATTAACAAAAGTTATCATTCATCCCTTTAACTCCCCGACAGAACTCTGAGGATGGGAAACGTTGTTTTTAAGCATTACTTTTTGTAGATAtattagttattttattatattttattatattaaaaaatacttgtaaattacaaaattttagaggaaagttcatgaaatttttttaattgtagacAAAAACCGTATAGAGCTTTTAAATAAGGTTGTTCCGTCGCATataatggtaattttcaaaaaataaataagtttaatatttctgttatgaatgatgcaaaattaattaaagttgttgcaaatgagggtgtaagcgctaattataaatatatataaatatacatatt
Coding sequences within:
- the LOC129253296 gene encoding uncharacterized protein LOC129253296: MKKILILAASALLLIQLVHALPHTKRESVAVAARDNPISQDASSASSKELSEESSEEDDPKLKLVAFTFGGMAVIAQWTLDKGSEVLKNAVKELNEIPDKDELLQANITRMSRIANENPQLTKEEDSEYILKLFEYLTDFSTLMDDYEQMPDDSKLKIALKTALENNGFNEFDSEFKAKIFEFAKSMERVFGEYIKEMTPAEKSKYSKLIQWYDEFKAETDKDKKLDKLGEFFDLI